TTGCCATGGTCAATGCCGCGGTGAACTCTGCAACAGTGCTGGGCAACGTCGACTGGAGCAAAACTAAGCTCATTTGCGGAGTTCTTGTGTTTGGCTCCATTCCCGCAGCGTTATTACTCAATTTGGTGCCTGTGGCAGCCATCCTCACCATCGTGGGTGTGTTGCTGATTCTTGCTCTTGGCGTGGTGACCTTCGCCCAGGACAGAGTTCCACCTGTATCTGGAAAACCTCCTGCCGTAGTGGCCGGCATCGGCGCTGGGTTTATGAACACACTGTCTGGTGCCGCAGGACCAGTGCTTACCGTCTACGCCCAAGCCAGCAGGTGGGAGCAAACCTCATTCGCAGCGTCCCTTCAGCCGATCTTCTTTGTGGCCGGCGGGTTCTCTGTTCTGGTGAAACTACTCCTTGGCACAGCAAGCCTGTCCCACACCAGCCTTTGGGTGTGGCCAGTTGCCTTGACGGCTATGGTGTTAGGCATCTGGATAGGGGATTTCTTAAGTAAGCATATTGCTAAGGGAACTGCTCGAAAGTTCGCATTGCTCGTAGCCCTGGCTGGAGCCATTTCTGTGCTGTACAAGGGAATCACTGGTCTGATGGCCTAACGAGAGTTAGACTGATCTTCTTGTATCACGACACGTGTAGACGAAAAGGAGGTGACAGCGATGGGTGTGGATCGACGGATGTGGAAAATGAGTCCTGAACGACTACAGGAACATCTGCAACTGAAAAACCGCGCACGACAAATCCCGGACAAGAAAAAGCAGCAAAACAAAAGGGCCTGCCGAGAAAATTCTCGGCGGGCCCTCCCGCATTTATTGGGTGGTGCTAGCGCTTACAGCAGTGAGGACAGGAAGTCCTTAGTGCGCTGTTCACGCGGATTATCCAACACCTGCTCAGGGGTGCCGGCTTCCACCACGACACCATCAGCCATGAAGACCACCTGGTCGGCGACTTCGTGGGCGAAACCCATTTCGTGGGTGACAACGAGCATGGTCATGCCGTCGTCGGCGAGCTGTTTCATCACTCGCAGAACTTCACCGACGAGTTCAGGGTCCAAAGCGCTGGTTGGTTCGTCGAAAAGCATGAGCTTTGGCTCCATGGCAACCGCACGGGCAATCGCGACGCGCTGCTGCTGACCGCCCGACAGCTGGACGGGATAGGCGTCCGCCTTGTGGGCGAGGCCGACCTGCTCGAGCAACTCCATTGCACGTGCACGGGCCTTGCTTTCGGGCTGCTTCTTTACGTGGATGGGCGCTTCGATGATGTTCTCGATCACCGTACGGTGGGGGAAGAGGTTGAAGTTCTGGAACACCATGCCGATATCGGAGCGCTGCTTGGCGGCGTCCTTCTCAGAGATTTCGTACAGCACGCCGTCGCGTTCGCGGTAGCCGATGAGATCACCATCGACGTAAAGACGACCCGCGTTGACCTTTTCCAAGTGGTTGACACAGCGCAGCATGGTGGATTTACCGGAACCAGAAGGCCCGATCAGACAGGTGACGGTACCTTTGGGGACCTGCAAGTCAATGCCCTTGAGCACTTCCAATCGTCCGTAGTTTTTGCAGACCTGCTGAGCATCAATCATCAGTTGCGACATTTACTAGTTCTCCTTGGAGGTTTCAGGAACAACGGTGACATTGCCCGGGATTGCGCCTTCAGCATCAGCCAACGCAGCGAGCTGACGTGCGGTCAGGGTGCGGGTGCTGCCCTTTTCGAAGTGCTTCTCCAGGTAGTACTGACCAACCATAAGAATAGAGGTGATGACCAGGTACCAGCTCGCAGCAACCAGAAGCATTGGAACTGGCTCGAAGAGAGAGTACGCAATATCCATGCTGCGGCCATACAGCTCGAGAGAATAAGGAATCGCCACAACCAGAGAGGTGGTCTTGAGCATGGAGATCAGCTCATTGCCGGTTGGCGGAATAATAATCCGCATCGCCTGCGGCAAGATGGTGCGACGCATCGTCATCGACCAGTTCATGCCCAACGCTTTCGAAGCCTCCATCTGGCCCTCAGGCACGGCTTGGATGCCCGAGCGCACGATTTCCGCCATGTACGCAGCTTCGTTGAGGCCAAGGCCGATTACTGCGAGGAGGAACATGTTGGACAACATGCTTTGCAGATCGATCTCTGCGAAACCGAGGTTGATCGACTGGTAAAGAGAACCCAGTAGACCCCAGAACACCAACTGAACATAAATTGGGGTGCCACGGAAGATCCAGAGGTACAACCACGCAACGCTTTGCATCACTGGGTTGCCTGACATGCGCATGACAGCCAAGATTGCGCCGAGAACCACACCCAAGATCATAGACAGCAAGGTCAGCGCAATGGTGTGAAGTGCTGCGGTGGCAATGCGGGTGTCAAAAAGATACGCGCGGTAGGTATCCCAACCGTAGGCCTCATTGTTGAGCGCGCTGATGATAAACCATGCGAGCAGTGCCACGATGATGGCGGCTGCGACCCACCGACCAGGGTGGCGCAAAGGTTTTGCTTCAATCGGTTTCGGTTGGCCAGTTGGCCGAGGAGAGGTATCTGACATTGTGTTTAACTTTCCTGCTTAGGTTTTAAGGTTCTTAAGTTTTGAGGTTCTTAAGAGGCGTTGAACGCCGATTCTGCAAGCGGCACTTCATTGATCAGAGTTTCCTCCAACAGGCCTTCTTCGATGCCCCATTGGGCCAAGATGCGCTCGTAATCACCAGTGTCAATGAGGTGTTGGAAGGCAGCAGCGGCAGCCGGGGTGAGGTCGGATTCCAGCGGGAAGGCGAATCCAAACGGCGCAGCTAGGTAGATATCGCCGACAACTTCGATGCGTCCTTCGGAGCGCTCAGCAGCCCAGGCAGTAATCGGGGAGTCAGCGGCTAATGCGTCGGCACGCCCCAAAATCAGTGCGGTTGCTGCAGTATCCGCAGTCTCATACGAAAGCACGGTGATCGGTTCCTTGCCCTCTGCGACGCACTGTTCAGAACGCGGGCGAACATCATCAGTCTCTGCCACGGTGGTGCGTTGAACCGCGACCGTCAAACCACATGCATTGTCAGGGTCAACGGGGGTCTCTCGATCCGTTGCTTGCGCCCACTGCACACCGGCGTAAAGGAAATCGATGAAATCAAAGTTTTCTCGACGTTCCTCATTGTCCGTGAAACCGGAAGCACCCATATCCACCGTGCCTGCTTGCACAGACGGGAGAATCAGCGAGAAGTCTTGTTCCTGTGGCGCGAAATCCAAGCCCATAACAGAAGCCATCGCGCGGACTAGATCCATCTCAACGCCGATGATCTGCCCATCAGAATCCTTGAACTCAAACGGTGGAAACGGGGGATTGGCACCTGCCGTGAGCACACCACGTTGCGCGAGGGCCTCAGGAACCATCGCCTGAATCTCTGGGACTGGGTCAGGAAGGATCTGCTCCCAACCCTCTGGCGTGCCATCCTCCTCGTTTGTTACACACGAGACGAGGCTGAGTGAGGTTGCCACGATCGCTACAGTCGCTGCCACGATACGACCACGTCGATGTGTTCCAAAGTGCTTGTGGCTTCTTGGTTTCGACTGTTGTCGAAGTCTGGTCAAACTCTCAATCATGGGCAAAATACTACCTGTTGATGTGGCAAATACCTGTACTGAGGTTGGCATTGTGTGGGATTTTGGTGAATTAACAGTTGATGGGCGGGGGACTGTATTGGGAAACAGTGGAGTTCGGTAAAAATGGCCGCTCGCGGTTACTTGATCTGTTCGCATTGAATTCGCAATGAAAAAGCCCCAAAGGTGCTGGAGGGCACGATCTGGGGCTCGGTCAATTGTTCAATTGTGCATTTGTTTAGGGAAGTTCGCCGACTAGGTTAGCGTGGGGCTTCCTCGGAGACGATTTCGGAATCGATGTTCTTAGAGGTAGTACGCTCCACGAACATCAGAAGTGCAACAATAGCGCCACCCAAAATGACGATGCCGAAGATCAGCACTGCGTTATCTCCGGGTGCCATCAGGTTGGCATCTGCATCCTGCCAAGGCCAGAGTGCACGTAGTGAACCAAGCATAAGGCCAGCCATGATGGTCAAAGTGATAGTGCGGTGATGCTCAAGAACATAGGAAAGCGCCTTGACGAACAAGATGATACCTGTAAGAGCGCCCAGGATAAACACACCAATCACTGGCCAGTCACGGTTGGAAAGGGACTCCATAATTGGGGCGTACAGACCAACCGCCAATAGGAAGAAGGAACCGGACACACCAGGAAGTACCAGGGCACAGACAGCGATCGCTGCACACACGAAGATCAGCAGAAGTGAAGGATCGGTACGCGGAGCACTGGTAAACGAGGTGCCGAAGAAGCCAACGACAGCACAGCCAATAAACAAAGGAATAACGATGGCAAGACGCTTCTTGGCATCACGCATATCCATCATGCCCAGAGGCACAAGAATAGACACCGCCACCATGCCAAGGAAGAGTGCGCGAGTGATCTCTGGATAGTCTTCCACCACCGTGTGAAGGACAGAAGACATCGAGAACACGATGACGACCATGCCGGCAGCGATGGAACCAAGGAACCACCAGTCGATCTTTGCCGCCGCTTCTTTCACCTTTGAGCGGTCTTTAAAGACGACCTTGATGAGGTCAATGAGCAAGTCACCATTGTGGAGTGCGCGCTCATAAAGTCCAAGCACAAGCGCGACGGTTCCACCTGAAATTCCTGGCACCAACTCTGCCATTCCGATCAAACCGCCACGAATCATGTTGAAGATGATGGCGAAAGGTGTCTTTTTGGTCTTGGTCGGGTAGACGTGATGTTCGTTTTGGGCGTTGTGGGCGTCAGTCTCAGCGGCGCTCATATGAAGTTCAATTATCTTTCGTCGTCAATTGGCAAAACTCTATTAACTATACGTTCCAACTGGGATAAAAGAATAGTTTTGTGGCGGATGTCTATTGTCCTGGACATTTAAGATCTCTGATTGAGCGCATCATGAGGGTCGTGAGATCGCTGCAGCGTGGGAAATGCAACATCAATACCTTTGTGGGCAGGGATGGTATTTGAGATTGGATTCAGCTAACGACACCGCGCTACTTATCGCACAGGAGATTTCACTTTTAGAAGTAGAGAATTCTAGCGCGATGAATTAGCAGTGCCACCAGCTCAACAGCTTTTAGGTTAAAGACCTGCTGCGTAACATCTACCAGGAAGAGGAGGTAAAGTAATGACAGCTTCATGTCCGTTGTGCTGTCAATTCTCAATGTGGCGCGTGAGTTAAATGGAGTGCTTCTTCAGGCTGTAGTCCTTAATGATCGCTCGGGTATCGAAAAAGAGCACCCATAAACATGCACCCGCCGAGATAGCGATGGCTACTGGGTGTGCGTGGAGAGAAAACATCAGCGCCAAAATGCCGAGTAGAGTGAATGCCATTTATTCTCCTTTGAAAGATGCTGCTGACTTTTAGATGAGGTGGACGGGGCGTTACCTCGAAAGTTTTACCAAATTGCTAAGAAAGTTAGAGCATTCCCTGCTCGGTGAATTTCTTGACCGTTTCCGTGAATCTGGCGATGAAGCTTCTTTAAATTGGGGGCATTATGGTGACGACCATCACACTGCCGAATATAGGAAAACCCTCTCGACATTGTGGTGTCGAGAGGGTTTTCCTGAGCTGCTATCGCATTTTCGCAGATCATATCTAGTTTAATTTCTGGAACTTTTTTGAAGCCTTTTGCTTGAAATCACTTCTCCGAGTCAGCGTTTCCGCTGGTAGTGGTGCCCCTGGTGAGACTCGAACTCACACTGGACGGGTTTTGAATCCGTTGCCTCTGCCAATTGGGCTACAAGGGCGAAATGTCAGACATGTTGTTTGACTGGAATTGATATTAGACCATCATTCCCAAAGTTTAAAAATTGGGGTGTACTTGTGGCACTTAAAGCGAGTTGCACCGGTGGATGTGTCGCGAGTTTTGGCTCTCGCATAGACTCGGGAGGCGTGACTGAGAAGACTGACCAGACCCTCATGCTTATTGACGGCCACTCGATGGCCTTCCGCGCGTTCTTTGCGTTGCCTGCGGAGAATTTCTCTACCTCTGGCGGGCAAGCAACAAACGCTGTGTATGGCTTTCTCTCGATGTTGTCAACGCTGTTAAAGGAAGAACAGCCCTCGCACATTGCTGTTGCCTTTGACGTGGGTCGTAAGACCTTCCGTACCGACTTGTTTCCTGACTACAAGGCTCAGCGTGATGCAACACCGCCTGAGTTCAAGGGGCAGGTGGAGATCCTTAAGGAAGTCCTGGCGACGCTTGGAATTACAACCATTGAGAAGATGGATTTTGAGGCCGACGATGTCATCGCCACGCTGTCGGTTGCGGCTAAGCCTTTGGGCTACAACACCCTGATTGTGACGGGTGACCGCGACTCCTTCCAGCTGGTCAATGACACCACTACGGTGCTTTACCCCATGAAGGGTGTGTCGGTTCTGCACCGCTTTACTCCTGAAGCTGTGGAGGAGAAGTACGGTCTGACACCTGCTCAGTACCCGGAATTCGCAGCTCTTCGTGGTGATCCTTCCGATAACCTGCCCAATATCCCTGGCGTGGGTGAGAAGACCGCAACCAAGTGGATTGTTGAGTACAACACTTTGGAGAATCTTCTCGATCACGCCGATGAGATCAAGGGCAAAGTAGGAAACAGCCTGCGTGAACGCATTGATCAGGTGCGCATGAATCGCAAGCTCACGGAGATGGTCAAGGATCTAGAGCTGCCGGTTGGCCCAGATGATCTCACCATGAAGCCTGCGCAGGTTGCCGATGTCGCGGCCAAGTTCGATGACCTTGAGTTCGGTACTAACCTGCGCGAGCGCGTGCTTGCTGTGGTCAAAACCGATGGGGAATTAGCCCCCGT
The window above is part of the Corynebacterium deserti GIMN1.010 genome. Proteins encoded here:
- a CDS encoding sulfite exporter TauE/SafE family protein, which gives rise to MATLLGIAVIVFFGAALQRVSGLGLGLVAGPVLAVLLGPIEGIMVVNLIAMVNAAVNSATVLGNVDWSKTKLICGVLVFGSIPAALLLNLVPVAAILTIVGVLLILALGVVTFAQDRVPPVSGKPPAVVAGIGAGFMNTLSGAAGPVLTVYAQASRWEQTSFAASLQPIFFVAGGFSVLVKLLLGTASLSHTSLWVWPVALTAMVLGIWIGDFLSKHIAKGTARKFALLVALAGAISVLYKGITGLMA
- a CDS encoding amino acid ABC transporter ATP-binding protein; translated protein: MSQLMIDAQQVCKNYGRLEVLKGIDLQVPKGTVTCLIGPSGSGKSTMLRCVNHLEKVNAGRLYVDGDLIGYRERDGVLYEISEKDAAKQRSDIGMVFQNFNLFPHRTVIENIIEAPIHVKKQPESKARARAMELLEQVGLAHKADAYPVQLSGGQQQRVAIARAVAMEPKLMLFDEPTSALDPELVGEVLRVMKQLADDGMTMLVVTHEMGFAHEVADQVVFMADGVVVEAGTPEQVLDNPREQRTKDFLSSLL
- a CDS encoding amino acid ABC transporter permease; amino-acid sequence: MSDTSPRPTGQPKPIEAKPLRHPGRWVAAAIIVALLAWFIISALNNEAYGWDTYRAYLFDTRIATAALHTIALTLLSMILGVVLGAILAVMRMSGNPVMQSVAWLYLWIFRGTPIYVQLVFWGLLGSLYQSINLGFAEIDLQSMLSNMFLLAVIGLGLNEAAYMAEIVRSGIQAVPEGQMEASKALGMNWSMTMRRTILPQAMRIIIPPTGNELISMLKTTSLVVAIPYSLELYGRSMDIAYSLFEPVPMLLVAASWYLVITSILMVGQYYLEKHFEKGSTRTLTARQLAALADAEGAIPGNVTVVPETSKEN
- a CDS encoding ABC transporter substrate-binding protein translates to MIESLTRLRQQSKPRSHKHFGTHRRGRIVAATVAIVATSLSLVSCVTNEEDGTPEGWEQILPDPVPEIQAMVPEALAQRGVLTAGANPPFPPFEFKDSDGQIIGVEMDLVRAMASVMGLDFAPQEQDFSLILPSVQAGTVDMGASGFTDNEERRENFDFIDFLYAGVQWAQATDRETPVDPDNACGLTVAVQRTTVAETDDVRPRSEQCVAEGKEPITVLSYETADTAATALILGRADALAADSPITAWAAERSEGRIEVVGDIYLAAPFGFAFPLESDLTPAAAAAFQHLIDTGDYERILAQWGIEEGLLEETLINEVPLAESAFNAS
- a CDS encoding DUF368 domain-containing protein, with the translated sequence MSAAETDAHNAQNEHHVYPTKTKKTPFAIIFNMIRGGLIGMAELVPGISGGTVALVLGLYERALHNGDLLIDLIKVVFKDRSKVKEAAAKIDWWFLGSIAAGMVVIVFSMSSVLHTVVEDYPEITRALFLGMVAVSILVPLGMMDMRDAKKRLAIVIPLFIGCAVVGFFGTSFTSAPRTDPSLLLIFVCAAIAVCALVLPGVSGSFFLLAVGLYAPIMESLSNRDWPVIGVFILGALTGIILFVKALSYVLEHHRTITLTIMAGLMLGSLRALWPWQDADANLMAPGDNAVLIFGIVILGGAIVALLMFVERTTSKNIDSEIVSEEAPR